The genomic segment ACCGTGTCCAGAAGGAAGGCATGGACGCCACCGTCCCAGACGACGTTGACGAAGCCGATCAGGGAGCCGTCCTCCCACGCGCAGACCCAGCCGAGGCTGTGGCGCTCAAGTCGTCCTCGCCAGTCGGTCTGAGCGACCGGGTGGCCGAAGCCGTCGGCGTGGAGCGCGTTGAGGGCGCTGTTGGCGAAGTCGCCTCGCCACTCATACGTGATCGTCATTCCGCAATCGTTCCACCCCGGTCGGGGCACGCGCCCCCAGAACGAGTTGGTTCGCCGATCGCGAGGCCGACCCCACCGAAGACGACGGTCGCGCCGACGTACACGGGTAGCGCGATCCGCTTACCGGGGAGGCAATCGCGAGGTGGCCGAGAGCCGTGCGCCACGGGGAGGCCCCGGGGCGCAGGGCTCTCGGTAGCTGGTCACCTCCGGTGTCCGGCCTGGCCTTCGCTCAGGACGACGGCGCTCGTGCGGTTGGTGTGGGCGTCCTGCAGGCAGCCACGCAGGCGCAGCACGTC from the Streptomyces sp. NBC_00310 genome contains:
- a CDS encoding GNAT family N-acetyltransferase, which codes for MTITYEWRGDFANSALNALHADGFGHPVAQTDWRGRLERHSLGWVCAWEDGSLIGFVNVVWDGGVHAFLLDTVVARHRRAEGVGAALVAAAAREARAAQCAWLHVDFEEHLRPFYVDACGFKETTAGLMAL